From Bosea sp. NBC_00550, the proteins below share one genomic window:
- a CDS encoding glutathione S-transferase family protein, giving the protein MIKVYYHPSPNPAKVALFLEEAGLPYEMVPVDTRKGEQFKPEFLAINPNAKTPALTDGDVTVFDSNAILLYLAEKTGQFLPEDTPRARGDMLSWLMFVATGIGPYCGQAVHFSRFAPEKIPYAINRYAREAERHWGIIDDLLGRRRYMLGDRYTLVDMSVWGWATRLSFAIGDAWPEMFPHVKRHLDEISARPAAQRAVALKDQFAFKTEFDDEARKFLFPQNARIAG; this is encoded by the coding sequence ATGATCAAGGTCTACTACCACCCCTCGCCCAACCCCGCGAAGGTGGCGCTGTTTCTGGAGGAGGCCGGCCTGCCCTACGAGATGGTGCCGGTCGACACCCGCAAGGGCGAGCAGTTCAAGCCGGAATTCCTCGCGATCAACCCCAACGCCAAGACGCCGGCCCTGACCGACGGCGACGTCACCGTCTTCGACTCGAACGCTATCCTGCTCTACCTCGCCGAGAAGACCGGGCAGTTCCTGCCCGAGGATACGCCGAGGGCGCGCGGCGATATGCTGTCCTGGCTGATGTTCGTCGCCACAGGCATCGGTCCCTATTGCGGCCAGGCGGTGCATTTCAGCCGCTTCGCGCCGGAGAAGATTCCCTACGCCATCAACCGCTACGCCCGCGAGGCCGAGCGCCACTGGGGCATCATCGACGATTTGCTCGGCAGGCGCCGCTATATGCTCGGGGACCGCTACACGCTCGTCGACATGTCCGTCTGGGGCTGGGCGACGCGGCTGTCCTTCGCGATCGGCGACGCATGGCCCGAGATGTTCCCGCATGTGAAGCGCCATCTCGACGAGATCTCGGCCCGGCCCGCGGCCCAGCGCGCCGTGGCACTGAAGGATCAGTTCGCTTTCAAGACGGAGTTCGACGACGAGGCGCGGAAGTTCCTGTTCCCGCAGAATGCCCGCATCGCCGGCTGA
- a CDS encoding sensor histidine kinase, producing MKQPAWPAGKGEIAALLRGWTGNETTLGAPADWPPHLRNALQLILLSPSAMTLLWGEQGLMFYNDAYAVIAGARHPAILGVGVFEAWPEVEAFNREVMASVFAGESPSYRDVPFVFYRTGVAEEVWLNVDYSPILGEAGAVDGVLAIVTETTERVRAEQTLRRREQELARVQKIGRVGGLEVNLRSGFHNRRSPEYLLIHGLPPEAAEETHEDWVRRIHPDERLAVEAHFREAVQGTATEYQAEYRIVRPSDGQLRWISAIAQIERDENGQAVRLVGAHLDVTERKEAEAEQRLLMQELAHRVKNTMAMIQALASQTLRSASTLEGARETFGARLAALSRAHDLLVGGRRADASVADIAQSIIALQGDAQRFRIHGTTVVLGPKPALALTLILHELTTNAVKYGALSNEAGIVTLSWGVDEIEGVKQFRLRWQESGGPPVSPPSRKGFGTRLIERSFPAVRAGTTTAYLREGLVFTLDAPFEAFSGGENEAGA from the coding sequence ATGAAGCAGCCAGCCTGGCCTGCTGGGAAGGGCGAGATCGCAGCATTGCTGCGCGGCTGGACCGGCAACGAAACCACGCTCGGCGCGCCCGCCGACTGGCCGCCGCACCTGCGCAACGCTTTGCAGCTCATCCTGCTTTCGCCATCGGCCATGACTCTGCTCTGGGGCGAGCAGGGCCTGATGTTCTACAACGATGCCTATGCGGTCATTGCCGGCGCGCGGCATCCGGCCATTCTCGGTGTCGGCGTCTTCGAGGCGTGGCCCGAGGTCGAAGCGTTCAATCGCGAGGTGATGGCGAGCGTCTTCGCCGGAGAGTCGCCATCGTACCGAGACGTGCCTTTCGTCTTCTACCGCACCGGCGTGGCGGAGGAGGTCTGGCTGAACGTCGACTACAGCCCGATCCTCGGCGAGGCCGGCGCTGTCGACGGCGTGCTGGCGATCGTCACCGAGACGACGGAGCGCGTGCGTGCCGAGCAGACACTGCGGCGACGCGAGCAGGAATTGGCCCGGGTCCAGAAAATCGGCCGCGTCGGCGGGCTCGAAGTCAATCTGCGCTCCGGCTTCCATAATCGCCGATCGCCGGAATACCTGCTGATCCACGGGCTGCCGCCGGAAGCGGCCGAGGAAACGCATGAGGACTGGGTCCGGCGCATCCACCCCGACGAGCGCCTGGCGGTCGAGGCCCATTTTCGCGAAGCGGTGCAGGGAACGGCGACCGAGTATCAGGCGGAATATCGTATCGTCAGGCCTTCGGACGGACAGCTGCGCTGGATCTCGGCGATCGCGCAGATCGAGCGGGACGAGAACGGGCAGGCGGTGCGTCTCGTCGGGGCGCATCTGGATGTGACCGAGCGCAAGGAGGCCGAGGCCGAGCAGCGGCTGCTGATGCAGGAGCTGGCGCACCGTGTGAAGAACACCATGGCGATGATCCAGGCGCTGGCCTCGCAGACCCTGCGCAGTGCGAGCACGCTCGAGGGGGCGCGCGAAACCTTCGGCGCGCGCCTGGCGGCGCTTTCGCGGGCGCATGATCTGCTGGTCGGCGGCCGGCGTGCGGATGCGAGCGTGGCCGACATCGCTCAGAGCATTATCGCCCTCCAGGGCGATGCGCAGCGCTTCCGCATCCACGGCACCACGGTGGTGCTGGGCCCGAAGCCGGCGCTCGCGCTCACCCTCATCCTCCACGAACTGACGACCAATGCCGTCAAATACGGCGCTCTCTCCAACGAGGCCGGCATCGTGACGCTGAGCTGGGGCGTCGACGAGATCGAGGGCGTCAAGCAGTTCCGCCTGCGCTGGCAGGAGAGTGGCGGACCGCCTGTGTCACCGCCCTCCCGCAAGGGCTTCGGCACTCGCCTGATCGAGCGCTCCTTCCCGGCCGTACGCGCCGGCACCACCACCGCCTATCTCCGGGAAGGGCTGGTCTTCACGCTCGACGCGCCCTTCGAGGCCTTCAGCGGCGGCGAGAACGAGGCCGGCGCCTGA
- a CDS encoding formate--tetrahydrofolate ligase → MSTDIEIARAATLQPIAAIAGKAGIPSEALNPYGKHIAKIDTHAIPGFQARPDGKLILVTAISPTPAGEGKTTTTVGLGDGLSRIGKRTLIALREPSLGPCFGVKGGAAGGGYAQVVPMEQINLHFTGDFHAITSAHNLLAAMVDNHVYWGNGLGLDTRYIAWRRVLDMNDRALRATVSSLGGPGNGFPREDGFDITVASEVMAIFCLAQDSADLEARLGRIVVGRTRDKRLVTAADIKATGAMSVLLKDALMPNLVQTLEGTPAFVHGGPFANIAHGCNSVIATRAALKLADYVVTEAGFGADLGAEKFFDIKCRKAGLKPAAAVVVATVRALKMHGGVAKDALGQENLKALEAGLSNLTRHVGNVRKFGVPPIVAINHFTTDTAAEHELIRNYCRNHLGVEAVICRHWAEGGAGAEELARKVAALADEGEADFAPLYPDAMPLRQKLETVAREIYGAESVSVDAKLQARFAELEAAGFGDLPICVAKTQYSFSADPTLRGAPSGHIVPLRELRLSAGAGFVVAICGDIMTMPGLPREPAAERIHIDAQGRIEGLF, encoded by the coding sequence ATGTCGACCGATATCGAGATCGCGCGCGCCGCGACGCTTCAGCCCATCGCCGCCATCGCCGGAAAGGCGGGCATTCCGTCCGAAGCGCTCAATCCCTACGGCAAGCATATCGCCAAGATCGACACCCACGCCATTCCGGGCTTTCAGGCGCGGCCGGACGGCAAGCTCATCCTGGTCACGGCGATCAGCCCGACGCCGGCCGGAGAGGGCAAGACCACGACGACCGTCGGCCTCGGCGACGGCCTCTCGCGCATCGGCAAGCGCACCCTGATCGCCCTGCGCGAACCCTCGCTCGGCCCCTGCTTCGGGGTCAAGGGCGGCGCCGCCGGCGGCGGCTACGCCCAGGTCGTGCCGATGGAGCAGATCAACCTGCACTTCACCGGCGATTTCCACGCCATCACCAGCGCTCACAACCTGCTCGCCGCCATGGTCGACAACCATGTCTATTGGGGCAATGGCCTCGGGCTCGACACGCGCTATATCGCCTGGCGCCGCGTGCTCGACATGAACGACCGGGCGCTGCGCGCGACCGTGTCCTCGCTCGGCGGGCCCGGCAACGGCTTCCCGCGCGAGGACGGCTTCGACATCACCGTCGCCTCTGAGGTGATGGCGATCTTCTGCCTGGCACAGGATTCCGCCGATCTCGAAGCGCGGCTCGGCCGCATCGTCGTCGGCCGCACCCGCGACAAGCGCCTGGTCACCGCCGCCGACATCAAGGCGACCGGCGCGATGAGCGTTCTGCTCAAGGACGCGTTGATGCCGAACCTCGTGCAGACGCTGGAAGGCACGCCCGCCTTCGTCCATGGCGGCCCCTTCGCCAACATCGCCCATGGCTGCAACTCGGTGATCGCCACCCGCGCGGCGCTGAAGCTCGCCGATTACGTCGTCACCGAGGCCGGCTTCGGCGCCGATCTCGGCGCCGAGAAGTTCTTCGACATCAAATGCCGCAAGGCCGGGCTGAAGCCCGCCGCCGCCGTCGTCGTCGCAACGGTCCGCGCTCTCAAGATGCATGGCGGCGTTGCCAAGGACGCTCTCGGGCAGGAAAATCTCAAGGCACTGGAAGCGGGTCTCTCAAACCTCACCCGCCATGTCGGCAACGTCCGCAAGTTCGGCGTGCCGCCGATCGTCGCGATCAACCACTTCACCACCGACACCGCTGCCGAACATGAGCTGATCCGCAACTACTGCCGCAACCATCTCGGCGTCGAGGCGGTGATCTGCCGGCACTGGGCCGAGGGTGGGGCCGGCGCCGAGGAACTCGCGCGCAAGGTCGCCGCGCTCGCCGATGAGGGCGAGGCCGATTTCGCGCCGCTCTACCCCGACGCCATGCCTCTCCGGCAGAAGCTGGAGACGGTCGCGCGCGAGATTTACGGCGCCGAAAGCGTCAGCGTCGATGCGAAGCTGCAGGCGCGCTTCGCGGAACTTGAGGCGGCCGGCTTCGGCGACCTGCCGATCTGCGTCGCCAAGACCCAGTATTCCTTCTCGGCCGACCCGACGCTGCGGGGCGCGCCCTCCGGCCATATCGTGCCGTTGCGCGAACTCAGGCTCTCGGCCGGCGCCGGCTTCGTCGTCGCGATCTGCGGGGACATCATGACGATGCCCGGCCTGCCCCGCGAGCCGGCGGCCGAGCGCATCCATATCGACGCTCAGGGACGGATCGAAGGACTGTTCTAG
- a CDS encoding L-idonate 5-dehydrogenase, translating into MRAVFIHGEKDLRVEATTAPELGPHDVRVRIEAGGICGSDLHYYLHGGFGTIRVREPMILGHEIAGRVEAVGGEVSRVQPGDRVAVNPSRACGHCRYCQMGLQQHCTDMQFYGSAMRFPHVQGGFRDVLVVEERQAVKVAPHVTAAEAAFAEPLSVCLHAAKRAGPLLGKRVLVTGSGPIGALTIVAAKAAGAAEIVATDVVDGPLPIARKMGATATINVAAEPERLKAEYGAEKGAFDVMFEASGNQHALSGAFDVIRPGGVIVQIGVGGQFTLPMNVVVAKEFDLRGSFRFHEEFDWAVAMIGSGNIDLSPLLTATIPVDRAVEAFDLAADKSKAIKVQLDFA; encoded by the coding sequence ATGCGTGCCGTCTTCATTCATGGCGAGAAGGACCTGCGCGTCGAGGCTACGACAGCGCCCGAGCTCGGGCCCCACGACGTCAGGGTGCGGATCGAGGCCGGCGGCATCTGCGGCTCGGATCTGCATTATTATCTTCATGGCGGTTTCGGCACGATCCGCGTGCGCGAGCCGATGATCCTGGGCCATGAGATCGCAGGCCGGGTCGAGGCGGTCGGCGGCGAGGTCTCGCGTGTGCAGCCGGGCGACCGTGTGGCGGTCAATCCGAGCCGGGCCTGCGGCCATTGCCGCTATTGCCAGATGGGCCTGCAGCAGCACTGCACCGACATGCAATTCTACGGCTCGGCGATGCGCTTCCCGCATGTGCAGGGCGGTTTCCGCGATGTGCTGGTCGTCGAGGAGCGGCAGGCTGTGAAGGTGGCGCCGCATGTCACGGCAGCCGAGGCGGCCTTCGCCGAGCCGCTTTCGGTCTGCCTGCATGCCGCCAAGCGCGCCGGCCCGCTGCTCGGCAAGCGCGTGCTGGTAACGGGCTCCGGGCCGATCGGGGCGCTCACCATCGTCGCGGCGAAGGCGGCGGGCGCCGCCGAGATCGTGGCGACGGACGTGGTCGACGGTCCCCTGCCGATCGCGCGCAAGATGGGCGCGACCGCGACGATCAATGTCGCGGCCGAACCTGAACGGCTGAAAGCGGAGTATGGAGCGGAGAAGGGTGCCTTCGACGTCATGTTCGAGGCATCCGGCAATCAGCATGCGCTGAGCGGCGCCTTCGACGTGATCAGGCCGGGCGGCGTCATCGTCCAGATCGGCGTCGGCGGCCAGTTCACCCTGCCGATGAATGTCGTCGTCGCCAAGGAGTTCGACCTGCGCGGCTCCTTCCGCTTCCACGAGGAATTCGACTGGGCGGTGGCGATGATCGGCTCGGGCAATATCGACCTCTCGCCGCTGCTGACCGCGACGATTCCCGTCGACCGCGCGGTCGAGGCCTTCGACCTTGCCGCCGACAAGTCGAAGGCGATCAAGGTGCAGCTCGACTTCGCCTGA
- a CDS encoding SDR family NAD(P)-dependent oxidoreductase — translation MSLSLFSLEGKIALVTGSGQGIGLALAEGLSEAGAHVVLNGRDKGKLERAQQALSQAGRKASIAAFDVTDHRAVEAGIAAIEADIGPIDILINNAGMQKRAPITEFPVEGWHEVMNTNLHSVFYVTQAVTKRMVPRKRGKIINIGSVMSELGRATIIPYTASKGAVKMMTRGLAAELGKHNIQANAIGPGYFATEINTALIADEAFTNWVCSRTPAGRWGETRELVGAAIFLSAPASDYVNGHLLMVDGGLTAVV, via the coding sequence ATGTCGCTGTCGCTGTTCAGTCTCGAAGGCAAGATCGCGCTCGTCACCGGCTCGGGCCAGGGCATCGGCCTTGCGCTTGCGGAAGGCCTGTCGGAGGCCGGCGCCCATGTGGTGCTGAACGGCCGCGACAAGGGCAAGCTCGAACGGGCACAGCAGGCGCTTAGCCAGGCCGGCCGCAAGGCCTCCATCGCCGCCTTCGACGTCACCGATCACCGGGCGGTCGAGGCCGGCATCGCCGCGATCGAGGCCGATATCGGCCCCATCGACATCCTCATCAACAATGCCGGCATGCAGAAGCGCGCGCCGATCACCGAATTCCCGGTCGAGGGCTGGCATGAGGTGATGAACACCAACCTGCATTCGGTCTTCTACGTCACCCAGGCCGTGACGAAGCGGATGGTGCCACGCAAGCGCGGCAAGATCATCAATATCGGCTCGGTGATGAGCGAACTCGGCCGCGCCACCATCATCCCCTACACCGCCTCGAAGGGCGCGGTGAAGATGATGACGCGGGGTCTCGCAGCCGAGCTCGGCAAGCACAACATCCAGGCCAATGCCATCGGCCCCGGCTACTTCGCCACCGAGATCAACACGGCGCTGATCGCGGACGAGGCCTTCACGAACTGGGTCTGCAGTCGCACGCCGGCCGGGCGCTGGGGCGAGACCAGGGAATTGGTCGGCGCCGCCATCTTCCTCTCCGCTCCCGCCTCCGACTACGTCAACGGCCATCTGCTCATGGTCGATGGCGGGTTGACTGCGGTGGTGTGA
- the glmM gene encoding phosphoglucosamine mutase, whose translation MTRKYFGTDGIRGRANGVITPDLALKVGQATGLAFRRGEHRHRVVIGKDTRLSGYMIEYAMVAGFTAVGMDVMLLGPMPTPAVAMLTRSMRADLGVMISASHNAYEDNGIKLFGPDGYKLNDEVEREIEALIDADLGPRLAASAGLGRAKRIDSAAARYVEFAKRTMPRNMSLEGLRIVLDCANGAGYKVAPEALWELGAEVIVIGDEPDGFNINREVGSTHPEALVAKVRELRADIGIALDGDADRVLIIDEQGHIVDGDQLMAVIARSWLEDGRLSAPGIVATVMSNLGLERYLAGLGLSLARTAVGDRYVLEHMRTHGFNLGGEQSGHIILSDFGTTGDGLVAALQLLAVVKRMDKPVSEVCHCFEPLPQILKNVRYKAGKPLEQQAVVSAIEAARQLLGESGRLVIRPSGTEPVIRVMAEGDDRDLVERAVDDVVDAVTKAAA comes from the coding sequence ATGACGCGCAAATATTTCGGGACGGACGGCATTCGCGGACGGGCGAACGGCGTCATCACGCCGGACCTCGCCCTGAAGGTCGGACAGGCCACGGGCCTCGCCTTCCGCCGCGGCGAGCATCGCCACCGGGTCGTGATCGGCAAGGATACGCGGCTTTCCGGCTACATGATCGAATATGCCATGGTCGCCGGCTTTACCGCGGTCGGCATGGACGTGATGCTGCTCGGCCCGATGCCAACACCGGCCGTCGCCATGTTGACGCGCTCGATGCGCGCCGATCTCGGCGTGATGATCTCGGCCTCGCACAACGCCTATGAGGACAACGGCATCAAGCTGTTCGGCCCCGACGGCTACAAGCTCAACGACGAGGTCGAGCGGGAGATCGAGGCATTGATCGATGCCGATCTCGGGCCGCGATTGGCTGCGTCGGCGGGGCTGGGCCGGGCCAAGCGCATCGACAGCGCCGCGGCGCGCTATGTCGAGTTCGCCAAGCGCACCATGCCGCGCAATATGAGCCTCGAGGGCCTGCGCATCGTGCTCGATTGCGCCAACGGCGCCGGCTACAAGGTCGCGCCGGAAGCGCTCTGGGAGCTGGGCGCCGAAGTCATCGTCATCGGCGACGAGCCTGATGGCTTCAACATCAATCGCGAGGTTGGCTCGACGCATCCGGAAGCGCTCGTTGCCAAGGTCCGCGAGCTGCGCGCCGATATCGGCATCGCGCTGGATGGCGACGCGGATCGCGTGCTGATCATCGACGAGCAGGGGCACATCGTCGATGGCGACCAGCTGATGGCAGTGATCGCGCGCTCATGGCTGGAGGACGGACGCCTGTCGGCGCCCGGCATCGTCGCGACCGTGATGTCCAATCTCGGGCTGGAACGCTACCTTGCGGGGCTAGGCCTGTCGCTGGCGCGCACCGCGGTCGGCGACCGCTATGTGCTGGAGCACATGCGCACTCACGGCTTCAATCTTGGCGGCGAGCAATCCGGCCACATCATCCTCTCGGATTTCGGCACGACCGGCGATGGGCTGGTGGCGGCGCTGCAATTGCTCGCAGTGGTCAAGCGGATGGACAAGCCGGTCTCGGAAGTCTGCCATTGCTTCGAGCCGCTGCCGCAGATCCTCAAGAATGTCCGCTACAAGGCGGGCAAGCCGCTGGAGCAGCAGGCGGTGGTCAGCGCGATCGAGGCGGCGAGGCAGTTGCTCGGCGAGAGCGGCCGGCTCGTCATCCGCCCGTCGGGCACCGAGCCGGTGATCCGCGTGATGGCCGAGGGCGACGATCGCGACCTCGTCGAGCGCGCGGTGGACGATGTCGTCGATGCCGTGACGAAGGCGGCGGCCTGA
- the ftsH gene encoding ATP-dependent zinc metalloprotease FtsH, whose amino-acid sequence MNPNFRNFALWVVIFLLVLALVTLFQSPSQRASTNEIPYSQLINEAEAGRVSNVVVAGQEISGSFSDGRSFVTYAPYGDPNLLKTMAQKGVQVSARAPSEGTPWFMALLVNSLPFVIFIGLWIFMSRQMQNGAGRAMGFGKSKAKLLTEAHGRVTFDDVAGIDEAKEDLQEIVEFLRDPQKFQRLGGRIPRGVLLVGPPGTGKTLTARAVAGEANVPFFTISGSDFVEMFVGVGASRVRDMFEQAKKNAPCIIFIDEIDAVGRHRGAGLGGGNDEREQTLNQLLVEMDGFEPNEGVIIIAATNRPDVLDPALLRPGRFDRQIVVPNPDVAGREKILKVHVRKVPMAPDVDLKILARGTPGFSGADLMNLVNEAALLAARRGKRMVTHAEFEDAKDKVMMGAERKSMAMSEEEKKLTAYHEAGHAIVGLYVPAGIPVHKATIIPRGRALGMVKFLPEGDRYSMKFKEFTSQLAVAMGGRVAEEMTFGRENVTSGATGDIQQATKMAKAMVTQMGYSDELGMVAYGDNQEEVFLGMSMGRSQSISESTAQKIDAEVKRLVDQGYQDAKTILTEHHEEFVSVAEALLEFETLTGEEIRDLIAGKRPVRDADDTPHAPRGSAVPSAGKGRKRGEPDAGMEPQPQA is encoded by the coding sequence ATGAATCCGAATTTTCGTAATTTCGCACTCTGGGTGGTGATCTTCCTGCTCGTGCTGGCTCTGGTGACGCTGTTCCAGAGCCCAAGCCAGCGGGCGAGCACGAACGAAATCCCCTATAGCCAGCTGATCAACGAGGCGGAGGCCGGGCGCGTTTCGAACGTCGTCGTGGCCGGGCAGGAGATTTCCGGCAGCTTCTCCGATGGCCGCAGCTTCGTGACCTATGCGCCTTATGGCGACCCGAACCTGCTGAAGACCATGGCCCAGAAGGGCGTTCAGGTTTCGGCGCGGGCTCCGTCAGAGGGCACGCCCTGGTTCATGGCGCTGCTCGTCAACTCGCTGCCCTTCGTGATCTTCATCGGCCTGTGGATATTCATGTCCCGCCAGATGCAGAACGGCGCCGGCCGGGCGATGGGCTTCGGCAAGTCGAAGGCCAAGCTGCTGACCGAGGCGCATGGCCGCGTCACCTTCGATGATGTCGCGGGCATCGACGAGGCCAAGGAAGACCTGCAGGAGATCGTCGAGTTCCTGCGCGATCCGCAGAAGTTCCAGCGGCTCGGCGGGCGCATTCCGCGCGGCGTGCTGCTCGTCGGCCCTCCCGGTACCGGCAAGACGCTGACGGCCCGCGCCGTCGCCGGCGAAGCCAATGTGCCGTTCTTCACGATCTCGGGCTCCGACTTCGTCGAGATGTTCGTTGGCGTCGGCGCCAGCCGCGTCCGCGACATGTTCGAGCAGGCCAAGAAGAACGCGCCCTGCATCATCTTCATCGACGAGATCGACGCGGTCGGCCGTCATCGCGGCGCCGGCCTCGGCGGCGGCAATGACGAGCGCGAGCAGACGCTGAACCAGCTCCTCGTCGAGATGGACGGCTTCGAGCCGAACGAGGGCGTGATCATCATCGCCGCGACCAACCGTCCGGACGTGCTCGACCCGGCGCTGCTGCGCCCCGGCCGTTTCGACCGCCAGATCGTCGTGCCGAACCCTGATGTCGCCGGCCGCGAGAAGATCCTGAAGGTCCATGTCCGCAAGGTGCCGATGGCGCCGGACGTCGACCTGAAGATCCTCGCCCGCGGCACGCCCGGCTTCTCCGGCGCCGACCTGATGAACCTTGTCAACGAGGCGGCCCTGCTGGCGGCGCGTCGCGGCAAGCGCATGGTCACCCATGCCGAGTTCGAGGACGCCAAGGACAAGGTCATGATGGGCGCCGAGCGCAAATCCATGGCGATGTCCGAGGAAGAGAAGAAGCTGACCGCCTATCACGAGGCGGGCCACGCTATCGTCGGCCTCTACGTTCCCGCCGGCATCCCCGTCCACAAGGCGACGATCATTCCGCGCGGACGTGCGCTCGGCATGGTCAAGTTCCTGCCGGAGGGCGACCGCTACTCGATGAAGTTCAAGGAGTTCACCTCGCAGCTTGCGGTCGCCATGGGCGGGCGCGTGGCGGAGGAGATGACCTTCGGACGCGAGAACGTGACCTCGGGCGCCACCGGCGACATCCAGCAGGCGACCAAGATGGCCAAGGCCATGGTCACGCAGATGGGCTATTCGGACGAGCTCGGCATGGTCGCCTATGGCGACAACCAGGAAGAGGTCTTCCTGGGTATGTCGATGGGCCGCAGCCAGTCGATCTCCGAGTCGACGGCCCAGAAGATCGATGCCGAGGTCAAGCGTCTGGTCGATCAGGGCTATCAGGACGCCAAGACCATCCTGACCGAGCACCATGAGGAGTTCGTCTCGGTGGCCGAGGCGCTGCTCGAGTTCGAGACGCTGACGGGCGAGGAGATCCGCGATCTGATCGCCGGCAAGCGCCCGGTGCGCGATGCCGACGACACGCCGCACGCTCCGCGCGGCTCGGCCGTGCCGAGCGCCGGCAAGGGCCGCAAGCGCGGCGAGCCGGATGCCGGGATGGAGCCGCAGCCCCAGGCCTGA
- the tilS gene encoding tRNA lysidine(34) synthetase TilS, translated as MSPVSPVEAGELFMGLACQAALLVAVSGGPDSVALLALLAEWGRASGRPKVHAATVDHGLRPESAEEAVAVASLCDRLGIGHRILHWDGPKPGSGLQAEARRARYALLAGEARRLGGAVLVTAHTLDDQAETMLMRLAHGSGPSGLVGMRDRVEKEGIVLARPLLGVPKARLVATAEARGLPFFRDPSNADPRFERVRWRGAMPVLAEHGLTAERFGRLAERMARLDAGAAQRARDVFAVVRMPSEPHSEPDEQRLRLDFRALLTEPEEIVLRVLALALEGVTAGGDGYGRLERLEECVQALRDAAKAGFAIRRTLSGCIIALGRDGVLALRREGPRRRGVHPAKS; from the coding sequence ATGTCGCCGGTCTCGCCTGTCGAGGCCGGCGAACTCTTTATGGGGCTGGCGTGCCAGGCGGCACTGCTCGTCGCCGTGTCGGGCGGCCCTGATTCCGTCGCGCTGCTGGCGCTGCTCGCCGAATGGGGGCGGGCCTCAGGCCGGCCAAAGGTCCATGCCGCAACCGTCGATCACGGCTTGCGGCCGGAATCGGCAGAGGAGGCGGTTGCCGTCGCATCGCTCTGTGACCGGCTCGGCATTGGGCACAGGATTTTGCATTGGGACGGGCCGAAGCCCGGCAGTGGCCTCCAGGCCGAAGCCAGGCGCGCCCGCTACGCGTTGCTGGCGGGCGAGGCGCGGCGGCTTGGCGGGGCGGTGCTGGTCACGGCCCATACGCTCGACGACCAGGCCGAGACGATGCTGATGCGGCTCGCTCATGGCTCCGGCCCATCCGGTCTGGTCGGGATGCGGGACCGTGTCGAGAAGGAAGGTATCGTGCTCGCCCGCCCGCTGCTCGGTGTCCCAAAGGCGCGGCTGGTGGCCACTGCAGAGGCGAGGGGGCTGCCCTTCTTTCGGGACCCGAGCAATGCCGATCCGCGTTTCGAGCGCGTCCGCTGGCGGGGCGCGATGCCGGTGCTGGCGGAACACGGGCTGACGGCCGAGCGCTTCGGGCGCCTCGCCGAGCGAATGGCGCGGCTGGACGCGGGGGCGGCGCAACGTGCGCGGGATGTCTTCGCGGTGGTCCGCATGCCATCGGAACCCCATTCGGAACCCGACGAGCAGCGCCTGCGACTCGACTTCCGGGCTCTGTTGACGGAGCCGGAGGAGATCGTTCTGCGTGTGCTGGCGCTGGCGCTAGAGGGCGTCACGGCCGGTGGTGACGGCTACGGCCGGCTCGAGCGGCTCGAAGAATGCGTGCAAGCCCTGCGCGACGCTGCGAAGGCGGGTTTCGCCATCAGACGGACATTGTCCGGCTGCATTATCGCGCTTGGCCGAGACGGCGTGTTGGCCCTTCGGCGAGAAGGGCCACGGCGACGCGGTGTTCACCCTGCGAAATCTTAG